ACGCTGCAACTACTTAATCAATTTGCCTAAAATTTGATATGCAGATGGAGATTGGATTTACACACTTAGGTATGCTACTTTTTtcccaaaaaaaataatggttccgactagatttgttaaaaacaaaatttcatgcCAACGAATCGGccatctgctagtaatataGATATCTAACCATATAAATTGTATAAGTCCAGCAGATAGTAAGTGTCACATTGAGTGGggcataaataatatatttagcaAGGGAATCCTATGAAACATTGTTTGGCAAAGTCTAGGTGTTCAGATGATTgtagattaattaataacaacaaagaTAGCGTCACTCCAAACAAGGGAGATATATAAATGTTACTAGAGagaaaatacgagtattttttaatatcagggtcaaaaatcaaaatcaaaatcgtttatttcaagtaggctcagtttacaaacacttttgacacgtctATTGACTCTTTGTAAAGATTCAATCTATATATCTCTATAATCTAGGATGGCTCAATGAAGAATATGTTTGACACGAAGAttagtttttttcaaaatttccatGGAAACGCGGGTTAAACCACGAGGCACgtgtagtaaaatataaaaaggccaGTATGTCAATAgttgaaatacaaaatacaatttaaaattcgCGTATCTCTTCACACAAAACATACTTTTTGGTGCGAATGTACAAAAAATCACGTACGAGCGTGGAAATACCTCCCCTAAAATTTAAACGTTGCTCAGCGTAGTGGAAAATGGCTATCTTGAAAATTAATGGATATTTTATTGCGTTCGCAGTTAAATTGCTCGTAAAGCGATCAAAATTCCACTTAaacatattcaaatatttttgtaaacgtGTTAATATTCGCATTCTTATCTATAAGTTATACGAAATATTCGTGCAACTTCGGGAGGAATTctggtatgtatttattttatctataataatctAAAGCATAATATTACCGTTTACCTATTCcgaaattttaaatatagtctGAGGaataattccagtcagtaaaatgacaattgCAACATTGCATTTGCATTGCATttccacttttttttttcaaaagaatatttgccatatcttttttaaatatgaccaatattcccattcccctccaactagtcgggaaagactgtgctaggagtgggtgcgGCAATAGACCgacggagcggggatcgaaccaccacccctccgtgatgagtccgaccgctcttaccgttgagctattgaggcaacTGTCActaaaatgtcattttactagtaaaataacatttcagtgacagttgcacttgtaaTTTTACATACTGAAATTATTCCTCCGACCATAGATTGGTCTTCTAGACAAAAATGATACATCTGCTTATtcagcaaaaaatatttttattttgttgtattataattatttcgatACTCGGGGTAATCAAAACTCATCGGGTCAACTCATTGTCCTAGAACAACTCATTGTCCTAGaactaaaatagaaaatatcacactaaaatagaaaatagtatttataaaaaagtagtacgaagtattactatttaaataacttaataaagtAGTAGACAGTAATgaagtaaattaatacaatcAAAATCGGTAATTAATGAGAAAGAAACAAATGAAGGACGATCCAAATTTTCTCTTTTACCTACTTTAAACTTAGTAGTACCAGCACATAGGTAATGAAAATAACTAAAGAGTTTGTCACGTACCTGAATTTAAGAGTTAAGCTTCCACTTTCAAGTTTTAAGACTTTGCCGCTTAAACTTCCCAGCTTCTCCTTTTGATATCCAAGCGATTTAATTGTTGAAAAAGTTTTCAAGTCTGTCTTAAAATAACACTGTGTTACTTTGATATtgtattgcaaaaataaaataacaaaatgtcaaccaaataccaaaatcaaaatttatttacttcacTATTCACTTTTGAAACGACAGGTTTGACTATTTGGTTCCCATACcataccaccggttcggaaggcaggttccgCTGAAAAGAATCGGCAAGAAATTCAACATTTActcataaaaaaacaattatcattatcagcttcaATTTTAGACCCGCTACAAGGCCAGGTTTCCCTCCTTAACGGATATGGTGCTTACACCCATCATGCACGCAGCAACAATGTTCCCGGcaaagataattttatactatagatcggttacgtccctacaaaatcaccgcaaaaagtgatcctaacaataggctacaaaactgagcgcacacatgcacaattttgtctttaattccattatttatttatgaatataatagtttttacacttcctaaacacacaactcgacattacagacgatatttaggtattatttgtttaaataacgtactttgttgaccacaactaacattgagatgtggaaattccctcttttgagcgcctcttttgatgacctagtaacacatatATCATCACATATCATACACATACATCATTGGTTCCCGGCCTGGGATGATAATGTTTCATTCTGTATAACAATCACTAAAAGCTATTGATAATCACGGTTTCACCTGAGATGTGGATCGAACTTAAGACCTCTCTCTGAAAACAACATTACAACCTGCGCTGTAGATATCATCAAATATTCTCTAGACAATTTACGGTTTCGACGAGTATGTACACGAAAAAATATCCACTAAGTTTCGATTAATTCGAAACTACCCAAAGCCAACTTGCCCCTTGACCAAAAGTTCGCGGATCCAAGTTTGGGACTCGGCTTTAGTTTTGCCATACCTACTCTGAAAGTAGTTGAAACATATAAAAGTTTCATGTGAACCAACGATTTCTGTGATCAACCtttcggtcaagcttcgttttgacttacGTGTACTTTttcctactcctaccatactctagacctctttaatccggccctatagcaaaatccattattagcagatacctactaactatagactacctccctgctaaatttcgtGATAATGAATTTTTGCATTGGTATATTAGgaagactagccgacgaccgaacattattttccccgttttggccacatttttgatcggtgctttgctcctattggttGTAGCGTGATGTTctgtagcttatagccttcctcgataaatgggcatttcaaaacaaaaaactaccctacacctatccttctgatgaaaaatatatgttGGGCGTTTCACAGACCTACCAGATAtttgtttatcataaaaatcagtccAGCTGTCTTGGAAGGAGTTTGATAACAAAACCTGCGGGATACGAAAATTACAACTAGagataaaaatttttaattcaaaaaactGTGCAAAAGAATTTTATGCGAGTTTCTTAGATTGATAGGTAGTAGTAGACTAGAAGGGCACGGAAAACTTGAAAATGTGCACAAGGAAGTTATACGATAAGTGGATAGACGACGTCAAGTGGTGGATCAAGCTTAATTACAgacaaagttaaaaaaaaaatgggtgggagtagatttggataggggtagggaatgagtcaaagcttagcttgaccgggtccgctagttattattaaaGAGAACGAAGGATTTTTGCACTTTCAGATCGCGGGCGAAGTACCTCTAACAAATTAGTTGTTGCGTCGTTTCATTTTATCCCTCGATTTTGTAGGCGGACAGTAAAAAAAACGGAAGTCACGTTAATTAGGATGTCAGCTAAGCAAATAATAATCCTGCGACTCATTTCGTATGCGGGACTCGGCCTGACCCAAAAATTTATCTTGCTTTTTTAGACAACACAATTACAGGAATATTTACTCAATGTGGGCCCTTAACTTCCGGATGGAAATGGActtgaaaatgtttatttagtcTTTTGTTATTGTACCTATAAAATGTTTGGTTATTCTTAAGCGTAGGTATGTTGTAAAAGTTTTTTAGAATAAATCTATTTCAACGCTCAAACTGTATGTAAGAGACATGcggtttttaacatttttaaagcctcaatagctcagctcTATACTAAGGGGCTAGCTACATCCCCGATACTAACGCTGATTgaagatctagacgcccaaaaaacgttctttacgatcctgacgatgacataacgaacgacaatgcttcacagcgtctttgccggcgaagacgaggtctccgatatctgacgtcacccaggcgtgggctttttaactcacgatctcaaGGGCGCCTGGGCttatacactcaggccaaaacacccttcccgaaaggccctctaagccgaggtccgagtctcagaggagacgcccttagagagccgttccgcccatctactctgcttctgccttcgggccccatcaggcgatgcttctgcgctcgcccaaacctcacggtgacgccgctgaggtcccataaggacaCGGCACTtacataatcaaaaaaaaaacaaggggccggactcattaccgagaggtcgtggttcgatcctcgctcGCTGGCCTACTCCAGCGAACCTATTACCTACCCACCCCTAATCTGTGTTAGAGGTGGGTAGTTCAATAGGCCAGCGAGCGAGAGAAAAACCGTTTTTTTTCCGACTATTTAGAGGGAAataagaatattggtcattaaaaaatgtggcaaacatacaaaaaaaaatgcaaaagtgtgaatataaattataaaggtactgaataataaaatctaactaATTCTACGGTTAAAAGATATCTCCACAGCCTTCAAACGTCTATTTTGTGCCCCCGATCCTGAAAACAATAGAAGTTTTTCAAGGGGGATTCAAAAcgtttcaatattattttattcaaatggaAAGTGCTTTGGACTATAGACTATGTCTCAATGGTGGCAAATGAGGCGCTCGCCTGCAGTTTCAAGGAAATTTCTTTAAAGAAGCTTTAATTCAACGTCTTTGGAAAATGCACGCGGATTTACTTTTAATGAGTTTTGAGGGTTCAACTTGGGGTTTACTTTGTAAATGAATGGCGAAGTTAGTCTTCCCCTGCCCTGTTCTGAGTCAACACATTTTATAGCGTCGTccttttatttctaaaaaagaAGTTATTGTTTCTTACTcagaattaaaaatacttataattttctttttttattctatgacaagtaagcccttgattgcaatctcacctgatgttaagtgatggtgcagtctGAGATGGGAATGTGCGTAGGTACTTGGAAAAGGTAGCtagaagtttattctacccatacctcagACGATTTCCTTTTCGCTTAGGGGTAAAGCTACTGTTatacatgctcatttcaagcacgaaagcatgctactattgagcagttgctatttattagcatgtgtatctcaacattgctaataataaataagcatgcttattttgagcttgctcaagaatcgacagtcgtgcgatttatgagcatgctactttctgcgcgggtggaagggggcgtgcttttaccGCGTCTGAACAAGTTTGCtcattgagtatgctagtcgatcagcattgttATTCTGTAATCTCTTCActtccctgtctaacacgatactatagacagagagcgatagatacaaattagcatgtggaatgtttgctttgagcatgcttattcaggtgcatacttaaaaatagcatgcttattgctaacaaatgtaaactgatgataagcatgctcgtatggagcatatttaatagcacgtttttagcatgctatttaagagcatgtgtaacagtacctaaGTCTTTGAACGTACTTAACATTGCTGTACTTTGAATTTCATGTCATCATCACATTTTATAACACCGTccttttatttctaaaaatgaaGTTACAATTTACTTTACTCTATTTCATGTCCATCATTtacttttcacaaatctcaatccttaaagatatatatatctactttagatttagtatatattttatactaaactagatatttttgcccgttttttacacaatttaattacacaaaaaggtatttatacgtacggagctctttaaccgacgaacacggttACAACtttttaacatcgatactatagagacagtttctataatcgaattagatcgttgatcatatactttgacagaaaagtaacgtctagcgaggcaggtcctatacaacaattggtctgagactttaACGTCCCTTTCCCACGTCTACGTCATTAAATATTACGAAGCTGTACGGAAAAGTAGTCaaaaatagatatattatatgtagtCAATTCCATCAACGGACTTTTTCTTTTAGCAAAACTTCGTAAGCCACAGTTTCTCCATTAGAGGGTATATAGCATCATGTGCGTTAGGAGGAAAAAGTTAACGGCTAATGCACAAGTTGCTGAAAAGCTTCAAGTACAATTTCCTTTAACCTTTGCTTACAGTAATGGCACGGAAGATTGCTTTGGATCGTAAAATTACAGTATGACGCACCGACGAAAAGAATTGTTGGCTATATTCAAATGAATACATCAATAGATACTTAAAGAGGTGCATTTAAGTAAACGTGAAGTTATTTACATGACACATTATTATCACAattaagcttttttaaaatttgtatacTATTATCACAattaagcttttttaaaatttgtatacTATTATCACAattaagcttttttaaaatttgtgtctgtctgtttgtctggaaGAATGTCTAgtacggctaaaccgatttaaacaGGAGTCTACACTAGCAGAGTATAGGGTTCGACCACACTATCAACAATGTCATTCTTTGGCGTTAACATGAACAgccaattatgtaaattattgtaattcacacaatgagatcctgactacatgatctattttaaatatttgcaggATCACAAAAGGTGAGAAGAAAAACgactattttgaatttttgcagcgGAGTGTccgttaaaatttaattttcactttaTATACAATTTGTCATAGACAAGATAGATAAGGTGacgttatatattaatattttaaattaaaagactATGTTttctgattttgattttaaaagtgGTCTTGGATATGATGgtagatagaggaagttattgagcaacattttatccaggaaaaatccatggatctgAATCGGGAATTAATacgagataaaaaaaattcacgtcCGCTAGATTGTTACTAAAATTttgatacttaaataaattacgtTTAACGATGACTTTACCACAAGAAAAATTAAATCGTACTCTAATTTGTATTCAGAAATAATACGATTCCAATtcaatgattaaattaaaaaatatataaacattattaatttaatttatggagatggtccatttcaggtccactcttgtaccccgtatggttaaaatttaaaaaaaatacaagaattttattaaaatctaattaagttaataaatctaactaaataaaaagaaatgaaaaaaattaaaacccaagtttttgagatacatcaagatggcgcccataaagcaactatgacatgaccattgacagcaaacgtcaaatctgCAGTAgtcattgaaaacgtcatcaatccgccattaataccTATATTAgtattgcatttcttgggagagaattaatattatttcaaaagaatttaagtaaattcgtagatttgtataatcaaaaatagttaaaaaaaatattttcttttatttccgccagtgtacaatgactgatcctgggctccatacaattttagacCATCTCCAAATAAGgtctacaaaaaaatacatttggtaGGTAATAACAACTAGACataagtacctacgagtaggtatgtgaGGAAAAACATCAATTTATGAAACAAAAGGCAGGTAGGTATCTATTTTGGGGATAAATTGATTTGATGCGGGCTATATCGAAATCGTTGAGTAAATCGGTATTGCTCTTGCCGGATGTAATTGCTTTCCTTCAACCGATCCAATTATTTTCCCCAGACCTGAAAAGATTTACCCAATACCGGGGCTAAGTTTCCATTTTCATTGAAAAGCGATATTGTAAGTTCGACCAAAGGATCGTTATGGGATTGAGTTTCGAGAACGGCGGTTTGTAATAGCGATACACGCTGTTCGGATAGCTACCAATTTAATCTTAATGTGTATTGAAAAATACCTCAATAGCTAAATCATGAAAGGAAGgattgaaattcaaaaagaataaACAACAACTGACAGGCGTAATGCAGTCAttagagggcctagtggcagtatCGGGTAAGCGTAAACGTgaaattctaaggaattgaaacagcgccatctagtggcactactgtacaactatttcaattccatataaattcgcgtttacgttaacgcgatagtaacagtatgaaaatattaaaaactcccactaggcacactgatccgttgtataggtaggtactagtaaCGAAGACTGATattttctagtaggtaaccTGTTCATGTGTTTTTAGTCCGAATGCGTTTTTGGCTGACgttaaattaatcattattaacgTCCGTAAAACCGAtgtttaaaaggtaacccgatagaaATCGCGTTGTTAGAAACCATCACCCCTGGTCATGTCCAAGTAACTCTATGAAAAGAcagagcttttattttttttggagtACATAAATATAGTTGCACGATTGATTATTAATTGGTAAcctattacgtttttttttttataaacattgaacAAAATAATCTTTCTATTTTGCACTCGACTCGTAAGTTAGTAATACCGTAAAACGACCAAATGGCTGGTAGGTAATTTCTTTTGATTCATATACCAACAAATGAATTATTCTTCAGGTACACTTGcgtttttatttccataaactCTTAAAGATCATTTATACCTACACCAAcataaatttcataaaagcCTGATGGTTCTTTATGAATTCAACTCTACTTGCATTAAGTATAAGTACATAGTGAGGCCATGTATGCCGAAAAAGTACTTAGGCGTACAAAAGAAAAGCACTACCTACGCCGTTTCAAGAAGCAAAAGAAGATTACCATGTCAAAAGAATTTTACGACCGCCCTGTTTACACGTTTTCGGCGCCCGACCATAAACGCCGAAAAACCTGGCAGAACTTTATTATCGCAAAATCCACACAACACTCAAGGACCAGTCTTGAAAGTGCTTGTCGGCTCGACACTAAAATGTTCAGTTTTGGACCTTTTTACGTCAAGCAAAGAAATTACAAATGGGAACGTAATATTACGGAGTAATTCCTTGTTGGCCTACTTTAAGAACTAACTTCGCCCACGATTACGGTCagttattctgttttttttaacactttctGCTCAAAAtctaatcaaaatcaaaattagtttattataagtaaactaaaatttacaagcacttttgaaattatTCTCCATGCTCCTATATTAGGTAAACGTAAATCCGGATCCggaattaaaactaaattcatGGAGGAAgctgtaaaattttatataggaATTCACATACATTGTGGGCAAAAGAGGCCACTAAGAATAATCTATGTGTCATGAAAAGCGAACTTTTCTTTTCATTACTCTCCGTAGACTGCGGCGAAATGGGGCAATTTAACTCCCGGatatttcaaatttttctattttcattCTTTGAAAGGAAATGTGATTGCCAAAAGTAAATGGTTCTTCGTAATGGCTACATAAACTACGTAGGTATCTACCTCAGCACATAGGTAGATATAGAGATAGgtagaatataataataggttGCCTGGAAAAGATATCACTATTAGTATTAAGTAGGGATGTAACGGAGGTATTCTATGGGAACCGAAGTCGGAGTCAGTCatcgtttttaaatttaatttatcagaGTCATAATCGGAGTCGGAGGTAGGGTTATAGGTGGTGGCAGGAaagagattttttaattttaattaaggactaataaaacattattcaaTCAATTCAACATcaaagtaatttgtttttttttaattataaaacaatgaatTGGCACGTTTCCAATTAAATAAgaacttaaatttaatttaatagagcaactgttgagtttcttgccggttctcctcagcagaacctgcattccgaaccggtggtagatactttacaaatagtcaactgacgtttcaaagtgcttgtaaactgagcctacttgaattgGTACTCTAAGTACCCTAGTAAGGGGAGAGCGGTAACAACATCATATCCGGCCCAAatgtcaacctcacctgctcgcgTCGGTGGTTCGTATGAATTGCCGGCGGCGTTGGCTACAAGCCATCGCGGTGCGTCCTGCTAGATATCGGACGAGGCTCTGACGACCGAATCAATGGCGGAATAACGAATAAAACGTTAAGTTACGTTGGAAAGTctgttatttaaaatgaaaatttctaaaGAATCCGATTTAGATTTAGCCTATACCCGCTCAACTATCCTGccgattttacaaacacttttaaatACTAGATTTAGAAaaaggtaggtatttaattaataattatttactatctGCAGTACCTAAAACAAAGTGTGTCTGTGATCATAATATTCTTagagttatttatataaaaggcTATAAAGAAAATTCTGCAAGAAACGACTATACGAACgatttttgaatttaccgcccaaattcgttcgtactcgactaaaatactaaagtagtccgaacctgagtaaatatgttccttggtccGAACTAGGCTTATGTAGCGCCATCTATTATGAACGTCTGGTACTTCTTCGtaacatgttttatttatacaactttttcatggctctgggttctagttttttttcttatcttaATCGGATTTTACAATTATGCAGTTCAAATTAATATCCTCCAGAATCTCTGTAATATACGCTAATTTATAGGTCAATGTCTTGGATTAACAGCTAAAGTCCTAAAACATAAttaaggctatatttttttcatgtgtataactttattaaaattaggttGTTCGTCTCACGTCTGTGGGTGTCTGGGGTCTGCAGATTTGCTTGTCATTGCGTTTGTCGCTTTTGGCCTGCTCCTCTTGTTTTTGGTTGTCAAACtcaaatgtcaattgtcattatTCGCCGCTTTGCTTTTTGAAAGcaattatttaaaactgaatttattacattattgaaTACAGTACAtgattttaaagttaatttagaTATCTCTTTATTTACCTGATACAAATATGAGTTCAATCGGAACAGgtgtaagtatataatttttgaCACTAATAATTTCGGCAAGAAGCAATGAGTTTTCCTGCTTTCCTAAGATATCTTGTTGAAATACTTTACTTTTTGATGATTTCTCACGTTCTTGAGTGATATTCTAGTAATCCTAAAATAATACTATTGTAAAGTTAATAATACACTTCATATCAAAGTTGCATTCATGACAATCGCATGGTGTCGTTTCCAGTATGATCTTTCGGCATCGCAATTCTCGCCTGACGGTCGCGTTTTCCAAGTGGAGTACGCCGCGAAAGCTGTTGAGAACTCGGGCACTGTCATCGGACTGAGAGGAAAGGATGGCGTTGTATTTGCAGTGGAGAAACTTGTGACGTCAAAACTTTATGAACCTGGTGCAAACAAGAGGATTTTTCACGTTGATGAGCATGTCGGGATGGTAAGTACATGCCTATGAACGTTATTAGGGGAAGTATACTGCTCAATTTAGTGGTTAACTTGTATGGCTCTTTGGAATTCTTGTAGCCCTTGGGCTCAACACTGGCAAagcttctgcgctcgctcaaGTCCCTGGAAATGCTGCTGTCGTCTTATTAAGATTTTCAGCAACTCATAGTcaaataaaacaacaacaatgaaagattattttaatttctgtatACTTGAAGTGGGAAGTCCAATACTTTGTTAATAGACCACAAATCCCCAGGAGATCATATGTTTCGTCAGCATcttgtcagcgtgactctaaaaccggCCTTATATTTTCCTAACAAATTCTGCTGTTTATAAGTGGTTGCCTGAAGGGTTCCTGTGAAATTCTATTTATCATGAAATcctgcaggaaccatggatttttctggtgTGAAAGGTAACCTATGTTCTCCTCCAAGgttttatctctataccaaattaatCTAAGATACATTGGTTAGACGTGGAAATATAACTTTCATTATTCATAACATTAGTGTGGATGGATATAGATAAATATGTAGCCTAGATAGGCTACTGGAGTTCTATTTCAGCTTAATTTTTTGGTTAGTTAAGAGGGTTCTAAAGATAATGATTTCTTTCCCTCTCATCTATTCATttgctctttttttttcaacttttgacaattattaataaaatataataaaaaacattttttgaaattgCAGGCAGTTGCTGGGTTCATACCAGATGCGAGACAGGTAGTGGAAACAGCAAGATCGGAAGCATCAAACTACAGATCTCAGTACGGGATCCCAGTCCCCCTGAAATACCTCAATGAGCGTGTGTCCATGTATGTCCATGCATACACTCTGTACAGTGCTGTCCGTCCGTTTGGCAGCTCTGTGCTGATGGGCTCCTGGTCTGAACAAGATGGCCCTCAGATGTACATGCTTGAACCTAGTggagtttcatttgtaagtatccatccatccatccatttgTAAGGTACATTGTATAGCAAAACTCAGAGTAgagccctggacttgtgacctataggtgtagggttaaggatatcCTTGACAAACAATTAACACTCTccttctctgcttgtgttgttctccctgcctagccaaatttgttaagattttttaagatcctactagagcagctttggatacctgttctcttacttttttaatataccttaccttatcagttgatagacgtccactgctggacataggcctcttgcatggacctccaagtacaacagtctcgaaccgccagcatccagaggct
This sequence is a window from Bicyclus anynana chromosome 16, ilBicAnyn1.1, whole genome shotgun sequence. Protein-coding genes within it:
- the LOC112048165 gene encoding proteasome subunit alpha type-3 — translated: MSSIGTGYDLSASQFSPDGRVFQVEYAAKAVENSGTVIGLRGKDGVVFAVEKLVTSKLYEPGANKRIFHVDEHVGMAVAGFIPDARQVVETARSEASNYRSQYGIPVPLKYLNERVSMYVHAYTLYSAVRPFGSSVLMGSWSEQDGPQMYMLEPSGVSFSYFGCAVGKAKQAAKTEIEKLKLADMTVKQLVKEAARIIYIVHDELKDKQFELELSWVSKATNGRHQVVPKEIASEAENLAKQALADIEDSDDGEM